One Palaemon carinicauda isolate YSFRI2023 chromosome 5, ASM3689809v2, whole genome shotgun sequence DNA window includes the following coding sequences:
- the LOC137640779 gene encoding craniofacial development protein 2-like, with translation MTTATFSRSRRAPRVLEEVGCVPTWRGMGAARLHQPKTHCMMDSTKKGTIPAWSSPGSTRTAPFVAHQGGHDKCSTGATSPPKIRGRDNVAIAIWNVRTLAQTGKLQELTHKLEKYTWHVVGLCEVRWKNYGEHLTEEGFVLYYSGEMDKHTNGVGFLVNKNVKNSVLGCCPVSSRAISIRLRAVPFNITIVQAYAPTTDHDDDAVEAFYSQLQETIDKVDKKDILII, from the coding sequence ATGACAACAGCCACATTTTCGAGGTCAAGGCGAGCCCCCCGGGTACTTGAGGAAGTCGGCTGTGTCCCGACCTGGAGAGGGATGGGCGCCGCCAGGCTTCATCAGCCCAAGACACACTGCATGATGGACTCAACAAAAAAGGGTACCATACCTGCTTGGTCGTCACCCGGGTCAACAAGGACCGCGCCATTCGTTGCACACCAGGGCGGACATGATAAGTGTTCTACTGGTGCAACATCCCCTCCGAAGATCCGAGGAAGAGATAACGTTGCAATAGCAATATGGAACGTGAGAACCCTTGCCCAGACAGGGAAACTACAGGAACTAACACACAAACTGGAGAAATACACCTGGCACGTTGTGGGACTCTGTGAGGTTAGGTGGAAGAACTATGGGGAACATCTTACCGAGGAAGGTTTTGTACTTTACTACAGCGGAGAAATGGACAAACATACCAATGGCGTAGgttttcttgtcaacaagaacgtCAAGAACTCTGTACTAGGTTGCTGCCCAGTTTCCAGCAGGGCCATTTCCATCCGCCTGAGAGCAGTACCATTTAACATCACAATAGTACAGGCCTATGCACCAACAACAGACCACGACGATGATGCTGTGGAGGCATTCTACAGTCAACTCCAAGAAACCATCGACAaagtggacaaaaaggacatacttATCATCTAG